In Desulfovibrio desulfuricans, the genomic stretch TTTTATTTTAACGCCATCAAGGAAGCCGTAGCTGCCGCCATTCGCGGATCAACTCCGCTGATCGCCGTGGAATATGGGCGCAGGGCCATACCCTACCCCTTCCGACCTTCTTTTGCAGAAATGGAAGAACGGCTCAAGAGCGGCTAGGCCGGGGCAAACGGGCTGGCTGCCCCCCTAACCGGGGAGTGCAGGCGCAGATATTTTGCCCTTCTGTAAAAACCTGCTATGGTTTGCACATCAAGGGCGCGGACGGCTGATCTTTATGCCGTCAGCAAAAGCGTAAGGCCCGGCGCAGATTACTACGAAGGAGAAAGCCTATGGGCGGCGGCGCATGGAAAGTGGCGTATGCCGACTTTGTTACGGCCATGATGGCCTTCTTCCTTCTGTTGTGGATCCTCAGCATGGTGCCGCCCGACACCAAGGCGGGTCTTGCCGCGTACTTCAGCGGCGAGCGCAATTTCGACTCCAGTTCCACATCCCCCATATCAAATAATCCGTTCATCCAGAACACGGATAAAATTGATGCGCGCGACCTCAAAATCAACGAGGTTGAAAAGTCGCACTACGCCATTGCGCAAAAAATCAAGCAGATGCTCATGGCAGATGCCGTGCCGCAAAATTCCTCGGGCATCAGCGCGGATGACGTGGGCGTGCAGTTGCGCGTCAATTCGGACGTTATGTTTCGGCCCGGCAGCGTTGACCTGCTGCCCGAAGGCACCAAGGTGCTGGAAGCGGTGCTGAAACTCATGAACGAATACAATCTTTACCTTGTGGTGCGCGGGCACGCTGACTCCACCGAGGCCAGACCGCCATATGCCTCCGCGTGGGAGCTTTCCGGCGCGCGTGCATCAGCCATGGTGCATTATCTCGCCGATAAGGGCATCAAGCCCACGCGCATGCGTGCTGTGAGCTACGGTGATACGCGCCCCCTCAAGCCGGGCATTGACGAACAGAGCCGCGCCATGAACCGGCGGGTGGAATTTTTCTTCCATCGGCCAGAGGTCATGTCATACAGCGTGGTGTACTAGTCCGCCATTCTGCCAGCAAATTGCAAAAGAAACGGCCCCTGTGAAAATTCACAAGGGCCGTTTCTCTGTTTCACTGACGGGGATGCTTTTGCGGCATCCCGGCCAGAGCTATATCTTACGTACTTCCGTGTACCAGGCGGCAGCCTCTTCAAGCAGCTTGCCCGTGCGGGCCGCCAATGCCTGAGGATCCTTGAGGTAACCGTCCAGCAGCAGGCTGGCGTCGAACAGGCAGCCAGTCATGTCGGCCAGAATCCTGTCGTCCGCGTCTGCCTTGAACATGCGCAACATACTGCGCAGCAGCGGATGATCGCGGTTGACCTCCAGCACCTTCACAGGGATGGAATCATCCTTCTGCATGACCTTGAGCAGTTTTTCCATGGAGGACGACAGACCGCCATCGGGCGAAACCAGCACTGCGGGGCTGTCTGCCAGACGGTGAGAAACACGCACGTCCGTCACTTTGTCGCCCAGGATTTCCTTCATCTTGCCAAGCAGGGCGTCAAAACTTGCCGAATCGTCGTCAGAGAGCGGCGCGGCGGCTTCGTGTTCCGGCTGTTCCTTGTCGGAAAAGTCTTTCAGGGCGTCATCCGCCGCTGTTTCCACCGACTTGAATTCCCAGTCCTTGTACTTGGCAAGGCCGTCCATGACAAATTCGTCCACAGGCTCGTACAGCCACAGCACTTCAATGCCCTTGCAGCGGAAGCGCTCCATGTGCGGATTGAGGCGGGCGGCCTCACGGTTGGGCGCTGCCACATACCAGATGGTCTTTTGCCCTTCTGGAGCGCGGGCCATGTATTCATCAAGGCTGGTGAGCGCATCCGCATCCGCAAGGGACGAGGAATTGAAACGCAGCAAGGCGCTGATGCGTTCGCGGTTGGCATAATCGTGGTAACCCAGCTTGAAAACCTTGCCGTGCAGCTTCCAGAAGCGGCTGTATTTTTCCGCATCGTCCTTTGCCAGCTTTTCAAGATGGCCCAAGGTCTGCTTGACCAGCACCTGATTGATCTTGCGCAGCACCACGTTTTCCTGAAGCGTCTCGCGCGAGATGTTCAGGGGCAGGTCTTCCGTGTCGACCACGCCTTTGAGGAAGGCCAGATATTCAGGCACCAGTTCTTTGTTGCGGTGCTGGATGAGCACGCGGCGGGCATAAAGATCAAGCCCCCAAAATTCGCGGTCAGCACCAAAAAAATCCTGCGCCGAATCGGGCGTGAACAGGAGTGCATTAAACTGCACAGGCGCATCCACAGAAAGATGCAGGGTGTCCAGCGGCTCCTTAGCGTCATAGGTCAGGGCTTTGTAAAAGGAATCGTACTGTTCCTTGGTGACCGAAAACTTTGGCTCGCGCCACAGCGCAGGCTGGGTGTTGACCCGCTCGCCGTCCACGAGGACAGGAAAGGGAACAAAGGCCGAGTGCTTGCGGATAACCGACTCAACGCGGAACTTCTCTGCAAATTCGGCGGCATCGTCCTTGAGCCATGCCTTGATGACAGTACCGCGCGCGGGCTCATCCCCGGTTGCGGGCTCAACGGTAAAGGTGCCAAGCCCGTCGCTGACCCACACGCTGGCTTCTGCATCATCGCCAAAAGCCGGACGCGAAGTAACTTCCACCTTGCTGGCCACCATAAAGACAGAATAAAAGCCCACGCCAAAACGGCCGATTATGTTGGCGGCATCCGCAGGACCGGAGGTTTCGCCCTCCTCCCCGGCTTCGGCCTTTGCCGCATCGCTGCCGTTGGCGGCATTTTCAGCCGCAATATCGGCCAAAAACTGCTCGGAGCCGGATCTGGCAATGGTGCCAAGGTTTTCAGCCAGTTCTTCTGCTGTCATGCCAACGCCGGTATCTGCAATGGTCAGAACCTTGGCGTCCTTGTCCAGGCTGATGCGGATTTCAAGGGGGATATCAGCAAGACGCGGGCTTTCGCCCCTGTTCATACGATAGCGCAATTTATCCAACGCGTCCGAGGCGTTGGAAACAAGTTCCCTCAAAAAAATTTCGCGATTTGTATAGAGCGAATTGGTGAGGATATGCAGGACTTTGCGCACCTCAGCGCGGAATTGGCGGGAATTCTTACCAGCCTCTGCCATGACAAACCTCCTGAAAAAAGATATAGTTGAAAATAATATCCCCCACTGAAATTTCAAGGGGGATTTGCCAAATTTTACGGCATTTTTCCGCGCGGCAGTTGGCAACGCAGGGAAATTCGCGCGTCCGGCACCCTGTAAAACAGGCTGGCAGGCACGCGCAGACATTCCAATCCAATATTTCATATAAAAGGGGGATAAAACATCAAGCCCGCAGGATTCATACTCATACGGGCAAAATGATATTCGTAACTACTTGCCATTTGATGGGAAAAAAGCTATCTCGCCTGAAGGATATTCAAGGAGGGCCTACATGGACGTTGTAATGCTTTCGCGTTTGCAATTCGCTGTGGCCGTTTTTTTCCATTTCATATTCGTGCCGCTTACGCTCGGTCTTTCCGTCATTCTCGCCTGGATGGAAACCCGCTATGTGCGTACCGGTGACGAATTCTGGAAAAAACAAGCCAAATTTTGGGGAAAACTTTTTCTCATCAACTTTACCCTGGGCGTGGTGACAGGCATCACGCTTGAGTTCCAGTTCGGTACCAACTGGTCCCGCTACTCGGAATACGTGGGCGATATTTTCGGCTCCCTGCTGGCTATTGAAGCCACGGTGGCCTTTTTTCTGGAATCCACGTTCCTTGCAGTGTGGCACTTCGGCTGGAACCGCGTTGGCAAAAAAATGCATCTTGCCTCAATTTACATTGTGGCATTTGCGGGCAACCTTTCCGCCCTGTGGATCATTCTTGCCAACGGCTTTATGCAGCACCCGGTGGGCTATACCATCAATGAGACAGTTGGCCGTGCAGAGCTTGCCAACTTCTGGCAGGTGGTAACCAATGGCTACGCCTGGGGCATGTACGCGCATACGGTGCTTGCATCGTGGGCGCTGGGCGGCTTTTTTGTGCTGGGCGTTTCGGCCTGGCATTTGCTGCGCAAGAGCCAGGTGGACTTTTTCAGGGCCTCTTTCAAGATGGCCGCGCCTTTCACCCTGATTCTTGTTTTGTTGCTGGGCCTTTCGGGCGACCAGCAGGGCAAGACTGTGGCCCAGGTTCAGCCTGCCAAGCTGGCTGCGCTGGAATCCCACTGGGAAACCGGGCGCAACGTGCCCTTTTATCTGCTGGCATGGCCTGACGAAGCCAATGAAGGCAACAAGGTTCAGGCCATCGGCATTCCCGGTCTGCTGAGCTGGATTGCCTACGGCGATACCAACGCCGAAGTGAAGGGCCTCAAGGACTTTGCCAAGGAAGACCGCCCCCCGGTTATGCCTACCTTCCTGAGCTTCCGTGGCATGATTGCCATGGCTGGCATCTTTGTGCTGCTGGCCGTAGGCGCTTTTTTGCAACGCAAGAAGGACGAACCCTGCCCCCTGCTGCTCAAGGCGCTGGTATGGAACATCCCCCTGCCCTACGTTGCCATCATGCTGGGTTGGGCAGTGGCCGAAATTGGCCGCCAACCCTGGATTGTTTATGGTCTCATGCGCACTTCCGACGCGGTTTCGCCAGTTCCAGCCGAGAATGTCGCCATTTCGCTGGGTGCGTTCATAGTGGTGTATTCCCTGCTTGGCCTTCTGGACATTTACTTGCTGCGTAAATACGCCATCAAGGGCCCTGACGCCCAGGAGGTATAGCCATGTTGGAAACCATCTGGTTTGTGCTGTGGGCATTGTTGTGGGCCGTGTACTTTATTCTGGACGGTTTTGATCTTGGCCTTGGCGCGTTGCTGCCCTTTTTGGGCAAAAACGAGTCTGAGCGCCGCATCATGTACAATGCTGCCGGTCCCTTCTGGGACGGCAACGAAGTGTGGCTTATTTCCGCTGGCGGCGTGACCTTTGCGGCTTTTCCCAAGGCCTATGCGGTCATGTTCAGCGCACTGTACGCCCCGCTGCTTCTGCTGCTGTTCGCCCTTATTTTCAGGGCTGTTTCCTTCGAGTTCCGCAACAAGGTGGAACACGACAGCTGGCGCGCCCTGTGGGACGGTGTGCATTTTCTTGCCAACCTGATCCCCTGCGTGCTGCTGGGCGTGGCTTTCGCCAACCTGTTCATGGGTATTCCCATTGACGTCAAGGGCGTATACCACGGCAACCTGCTTGGCCTGCTGAACATTTACGGCCTTGCGGGCGGCGTGTTCTTTTTGTGCATGTTCCTGCTGCACGGCTCCCTGTGGCTGGCCATCAAGAGCACAGGCAGCCTGCAAACCCGCGCAGTGGCATCGGCCACCTTCCTGTGGCCTGTCATGCTGTTGCTGCTGGTGGTCTTTCTGGTTCTCACCGCCATGTACACCAAGCTGTATGCAAACTTTCTGGCCATGCCTGTTCTGTTTGTTCTGCCCTTGCTGGCGCTGGCGGGCCTTGTGGGCGCGCGCGTCATGCTGGGTGCGGGCAAGCTGTGGCTGGCCTGGGCGTGCAGCGCCGTGTTCATTCTTGGCGTTACCTTCTTTGGCGTTGCGGGCATGTTCCCCGGCATGATCATATCTTCCATTGATCCTGCCGCCACGGTCACCGCCTTTAACGGCGCTTCCAGCCAACTGACGCTCAAGATCATGCTGGGCGTGGCTCTGGTCATGGTGCCCATCGTGCTTGCGTACCAGTTCTGGCTGTACAAGACCTTCTCCGCCCCTGTGACGCACGAGGATCTCAAGGACGAACACGCCTACTAAACCCAGGCGGTTCTCCCCTTCCAAAAGCAACACCCCGCATCGTCTGATGCGGGGTGTTTTCATTTAAAGCCAGCAGTGCAGCGTTGGCGTTAATCTGACCAACCGGGGTACGGACATTGCCAACAATGATTGTCTATATTGTTCTGCGTGGCCCCTCTGCGGGGAAAACTCTGCGCCATAAAAAAGGCTGCACGGCTAATCAGTTTCGTTGTGCAGTCTTTCCCTGTAAAGGGGTTCTAATCCGTGGATTCCACCTCACGCACACAGTAGCCCTGATGCCGGAGGGGCGTGAAATAATTGGTGCCCCAGGTCACGGCCAGCACAAAGAGCGCTGCGAAAAGCCCAATGGCAGGGCTCCACAAGGGGCTTGCGGAAAGGGCTAGCCGCATGAGCAAGGTGCCTATGACAAAGCCCGAATTGCGGAACACCGCATGGAAGGCAGGCATGTACCGCTGTGCGATGAGCACCATGGCGATATCTGCAAAAATCAGCACCGTGTAGAGAGTTTCAAAAAACTTGAGGTCTTCGCCGGTTTTCACAAAGTGCATAAAATCGCGGGAACCGATGAACAGAAATATTACAAACAGGGCCAAGGCCAACATTTTTTTGCTCATGACGTAGCGCATGCGCAGATCGGCTGTGGCGATAAAATGCAGGTGTTGCCGTGCGATGCGTTTGTACAGGCCAAGGCACAGATACACGCACAAGGCACCGGCACCGGAAACCGCTATGCTGATAACCGGCAGCAGGTCGTTAACCACGCTGACCGGCTCCGGCAAATGCGCTAGTTCTTTAAAGGCATTGCGCAGCAAAATAAGGGTAAGTATCTCAAACTGCTTGCCCATGGATTGCGAAAGGGAACTTGGGATCGCCAGAATCAGGCTCATGACCTCAAGCACCAGAATCAGGGTAAAGGCCAGATGGATGGCGTAAAAATGGCTGTGCGGCGTAATCGCGGCCAGCCACGGAGGCAGAATGCCCATGCGCTTGAGTTCCACCCCAAGCAGGGCGAGCAGATATACCCAGAGGATGCAAAGGGCCACGCGGCGCTGGGTGGCTGCACGCTCCCAGGCTGAGTGCAGCCAGTCAAAGACATCCGTAATTGGCTGTAATTTAAAAATAAACATGCGATAGCTCCATAGATGAGTACCCGGAGATCCAAAGAAACCCCGTCTGGCAGAAGGATATCTACAGCTTGCCAAATGTCAAAGACTACTAATCCTGTTATGGCAGGCGGAATCATGAATGGCATGCGTGGGCCAATGCCCTGCGCACTTGCCATCCATCAATATAGAACGTAGAGAAAAGGCTTCCCCCGCGTTGCAGACCTTCGGCTTGCCCGATGGGTTTGAACAGTGTCGGCGGCCTGCGGCCTGCCGAGAGCGCGAGTTTTTTCCAAACTGCCATGCCGCCCGACCCCGCATCACTACGGGCATCGGTTCGGCATGGTCGGCTATTGGGCGACTCGCCAATGCGCGGGAAAACAGGGGGTGGATTGAGCATGCCCCGCCTGTCTTCACGGATTTGACCGGCGGCAACGCCGCAAGAGCTTCATCGAGCTTTACGAGGTAGAACGTCATGCCCCACAAGGGTCCGCATATCTCCATTTCTCCCGACTATGTGGTGAACAGGATTCTGCGCATCAATATTGATGACTTTGCAGAATGGCCCGAATCTGTGCGCAACCTGGCCATCGCCATAGCCGAAGAACTTTTTCTGGTGGCCTACAACCCCTTTATCAATGCGGAAACCGTGCGCACCAGCGTGCGCGAAAGCTATGACAAGGAATCGGTCTCCCTGGCGCACTATTACGCCACGGCCATCAGCGAAGGCCTGACCATGTTCTGGTCGGCCCACGAGGCCGAAACCGCCTTCCGCGCCAAACTGGTGGACGCCCTGCACGGCGTTTTGCCCGATGAATGCATTCTGACCAATCCCGCCGCCATGGTGGAATCGGCAACAGACGCCACTGACTTGCGCATGGAACTGCCCCTGCTGGTGGTTGAGCCAGACAATACCGAGCAGGTGGCCGAGCTTGTAAAGCTCGCCAACGACATGAAGTTTGCGCTCATTCCGCGTGGCGGCGGCTCCGGTATGACCGGCGGCGCTGTACCCGCGCGCAAGCGCACGGTTATTGTCAGCCTCACCCGGCTGACGCGCATCGGGCCTGTTGACCTTGAAGCCATGACAGTCACCTGTCAGGCCGGGGCCATCACCCAGGCCGTCATCAACGCCGTGGATGCCGAGGGCGCACTGTTTTCCGTTGACCCGGCTTCCAAGCAGGCATCGACCATCGGCGGCAACATTTCTGAAAACGCGGGCGGCCCCAGCGCCTTTGAGTACGGCACCACGCTGGACAACCTGCTGTGGTGGCGCATGGTCACGCCCACGGGTGAAATCATCACCGTTGAGCGTGAAAACCACCCCCGCCACAAGATCCTGCCCGAAGAAACCGCCGTCTTTGTGGTCAAGGACGTGAGCGGCGGCGTGCGCAACGTGGTACACCTGCGCGGCGACGAAATACGCCTGCCGGGCCTTGGCAAGGACGTGACCAACAAGGTTTTGGGCGGCCTGCCGGGCATGCAGAAAGAAGGCGTGGACGGTATCATTACCGAAGCCTGCTTTATCGTTCACCCCAAGCCCAAGTACAGCCGCGTCATGGTGCTTGAATTCTTTGGGCGCTCCATGCACCCCGCCGCCGTGGTGGTACGAGAATTGGTGGCCCTGCGCAACCGCATCCGGCAGGAAGGCGACTACGCCCACCTGTCGGCCATGGAAGAGTTCAACGCCAAGTACGTGCAGGCCATTGAATACAAGCGCAAGTCCGAGAAATACGAGGGCTCGCCCATTTCGGTCATCATCCTGCAGGTGGATGGCGACGATCCCTACCTGCTCGACAAGTGCGTGGGCGACATCGTGAGCGTTGTGGAACAGCAGGACAACGTGGACATCATCGTTGCCGCTGATGAAAAGGAAGGCGAGCGCTTCTGGGAAGACCGCCACAGGCTCTCGGCCATCGCCAAGCGCACCTCCGGCTTCAAGATGAACGAGGACGTGGTCATCCCCATGGACCGCATCCCCGACTTTGCGCTGTTCCTCGAGCAGATCAACCTGGAATGCACGGCGGCCTCCTACCGTTACGCCTTGCAGGAAGTGGGTCGTCTGCCGGGCTTCCCCATGGAAGATAAAGACTTTAACCGCGAGTTTTCGCAGGCCTCCAAGGCTGCCTCGGGCGATGTTGCCGCCACCGAAATTTCGGATATGGAACTGGCCGCCCGCGCAGAAGACTTTCTTGCCAAGCTCAAGGAAAAATACCCCCATCTTGCCAAAAAGATCGACAAGATCAGGGAATACATGGATGCCAGCCGCATTGTGGTTGCCAGCCATATGCACGCGGGCGACGGCAACTGTCATGTGAACATCCCCGTGAACTCCAACGATGCTCACATGCTTGAAGAAGCGGAAGAAACCGCAGCCCGCATCATGGCCGAGTGCCAGGAAATGGGCGGCGAGGTTTCGGGCGAGCACGGCATCGGCATCACCAAGATCGCCTTTTTCGGCAAAGACAAGATGGACGCCCTGCGCGCTTTCAAAGAGCGCGTGGATCCCCGCGATGTGATGAACCCGGCCAAGCTGGTTTTCCGCGAGCTGCCGGTGCGCCCCTTTACCTTCTCGTTCAACCGCCTGATCCGCGATATTCGTGAAAGCGGCCTGCCCGACAAGGAAAAGCTCATCAGCCTGCTCACCTCCATTCAGGTCTGCACGCGTTGCGGCAAGTGCAAGCAGGTCTGTTCCATGTGCTATCCCGAGCGCTCCATGCAGTACCACCCCCGCAACAAGAACATGGTGCTGGGCATGCTGCTGGAGGCTGTATACTACAGCCAGGTCAACAAGGGCCGCATTGAGGAAAGCCTGCACAAGGCCCTGCGCGATATTGTGGAGCATTGCACCGCCTGTGGCCGCTGCATGGCCAACTGCCCGGTCAAGATTCCCTCGGGTGAGGTGGCCCTCACCCTGCGCGCCCTGCTGGAACACGAAGGCGCTGGCGGGCACCCCATCAAGGGGCATGCCCTTGAATGGCTCTCGCGCGATATACAGCACCGTGTGCCCAAGGCGGCCAAAATGGCCTCCCTTGGACAAAAGATGCAGAACAAGTTTCTCGGTTTCGTGCCAGATATGTGGAAACGCCGCCTGAAGAGCCCGCTCTTTTCCGGGCGCGGCCCCAAGATGGGCTACACGAATCTGTATGAAACCCTCAAGCTGCACAGGGGTTCCATTTTTGCGCCTGCCGAGCCAACGCCGGGCATGCCCTGCGTCTTGTACTTCCCCGGTTGCGGCGGCGCGCTGTTCTATGACCGCATCGGTGTTTCTTCCATCATGCTGCTGCTCAAGGCCGGCTTTGCCGTAGCCGTGCCGCCCCGGCACATGTGCTGCGGCTTCCCCTTGCTGGCTGCGGGCATGGATACGGCCTTTGAAGACAACATGGCCCAGAACCGGCAGTATCTGGCCTCCATGCTGCGCAATCTTGCCAAGCAGGGCTTTGACTGCAAGCATCTGGTCACAGCCTGCGGCTCGTGCCGTGACGGCCTTGAGCGCCTGCACATGGAAACGCAGTTCCCGCAGTTGACCCTGCGTGATGTGGGGCAGCTTACCCTGCCCCTGCTGGACAAGGACAAGCTCAAGGCTCCCCTACCGGAAGGCTCCAAGGTTCTGTACCACGGCGCGTGCCACTGCGAATGGGCCGATGTGCACAAGATCAAGGGACAAAAACAGATTATCAAGGCGCTGGGCGACTTCAGCGGCGCCAAGATTACGCTCAACCCTGGCTGCTGCGGCGAATCGGGCATGGGCGCCATGACCTCGCCCGATATCTACAACCTGCTGCGTTCGCGCAAGCAGTTGCGCCTTGGTGAGGCTTTTGAGCAGGGCAACGACGGCCCCGTAATTGTGGGCTGCCC encodes the following:
- a CDS encoding FAD-binding and (Fe-S)-binding domain-containing protein; translation: MPHKGPHISISPDYVVNRILRINIDDFAEWPESVRNLAIAIAEELFLVAYNPFINAETVRTSVRESYDKESVSLAHYYATAISEGLTMFWSAHEAETAFRAKLVDALHGVLPDECILTNPAAMVESATDATDLRMELPLLVVEPDNTEQVAELVKLANDMKFALIPRGGGSGMTGGAVPARKRTVIVSLTRLTRIGPVDLEAMTVTCQAGAITQAVINAVDAEGALFSVDPASKQASTIGGNISENAGGPSAFEYGTTLDNLLWWRMVTPTGEIITVERENHPRHKILPEETAVFVVKDVSGGVRNVVHLRGDEIRLPGLGKDVTNKVLGGLPGMQKEGVDGIITEACFIVHPKPKYSRVMVLEFFGRSMHPAAVVVRELVALRNRIRQEGDYAHLSAMEEFNAKYVQAIEYKRKSEKYEGSPISVIILQVDGDDPYLLDKCVGDIVSVVEQQDNVDIIVAADEKEGERFWEDRHRLSAIAKRTSGFKMNEDVVIPMDRIPDFALFLEQINLECTAASYRYALQEVGRLPGFPMEDKDFNREFSQASKAASGDVAATEISDMELAARAEDFLAKLKEKYPHLAKKIDKIREYMDASRIVVASHMHAGDGNCHVNIPVNSNDAHMLEEAEETAARIMAECQEMGGEVSGEHGIGITKIAFFGKDKMDALRAFKERVDPRDVMNPAKLVFRELPVRPFTFSFNRLIRDIRESGLPDKEKLISLLTSIQVCTRCGKCKQVCSMCYPERSMQYHPRNKNMVLGMLLEAVYYSQVNKGRIEESLHKALRDIVEHCTACGRCMANCPVKIPSGEVALTLRALLEHEGAGGHPIKGHALEWLSRDIQHRVPKAAKMASLGQKMQNKFLGFVPDMWKRRLKSPLFSGRGPKMGYTNLYETLKLHRGSIFAPAEPTPGMPCVLYFPGCGGALFYDRIGVSSIMLLLKAGFAVAVPPRHMCCGFPLLAAGMDTAFEDNMAQNRQYLASMLRNLAKQGFDCKHLVTACGSCRDGLERLHMETQFPQLTLRDVGQLTLPLLDKDKLKAPLPEGSKVLYHGACHCEWADVHKIKGQKQIIKALGDFSGAKITLNPGCCGESGMGAMTSPDIYNLLRSRKQLRLGEAFEQGNDGPVIVGCPSCKIGIGRCLINMRDKRPVMHVVEWLAGQVDGEDRRQTFRKKVNDVRGEVRVIDVK
- the htpG gene encoding molecular chaperone HtpG; protein product: MAEAGKNSRQFRAEVRKVLHILTNSLYTNREIFLRELVSNASDALDKLRYRMNRGESPRLADIPLEIRISLDKDAKVLTIADTGVGMTAEELAENLGTIARSGSEQFLADIAAENAANGSDAAKAEAGEEGETSGPADAANIIGRFGVGFYSVFMVASKVEVTSRPAFGDDAEASVWVSDGLGTFTVEPATGDEPARGTVIKAWLKDDAAEFAEKFRVESVIRKHSAFVPFPVLVDGERVNTQPALWREPKFSVTKEQYDSFYKALTYDAKEPLDTLHLSVDAPVQFNALLFTPDSAQDFFGADREFWGLDLYARRVLIQHRNKELVPEYLAFLKGVVDTEDLPLNISRETLQENVVLRKINQVLVKQTLGHLEKLAKDDAEKYSRFWKLHGKVFKLGYHDYANRERISALLRFNSSSLADADALTSLDEYMARAPEGQKTIWYVAAPNREAARLNPHMERFRCKGIEVLWLYEPVDEFVMDGLAKYKDWEFKSVETAADDALKDFSDKEQPEHEAAAPLSDDDSASFDALLGKMKEILGDKVTDVRVSHRLADSPAVLVSPDGGLSSSMEKLLKVMQKDDSIPVKVLEVNRDHPLLRSMLRMFKADADDRILADMTGCLFDASLLLDGYLKDPQALAARTGKLLEEAAAWYTEVRKI
- a CDS encoding cytochrome ubiquinol oxidase subunit I, producing the protein MDVVMLSRLQFAVAVFFHFIFVPLTLGLSVILAWMETRYVRTGDEFWKKQAKFWGKLFLINFTLGVVTGITLEFQFGTNWSRYSEYVGDIFGSLLAIEATVAFFLESTFLAVWHFGWNRVGKKMHLASIYIVAFAGNLSALWIILANGFMQHPVGYTINETVGRAELANFWQVVTNGYAWGMYAHTVLASWALGGFFVLGVSAWHLLRKSQVDFFRASFKMAAPFTLILVLLLGLSGDQQGKTVAQVQPAKLAALESHWETGRNVPFYLLAWPDEANEGNKVQAIGIPGLLSWIAYGDTNAEVKGLKDFAKEDRPPVMPTFLSFRGMIAMAGIFVLLAVGAFLQRKKDEPCPLLLKALVWNIPLPYVAIMLGWAVAEIGRQPWIVYGLMRTSDAVSPVPAENVAISLGAFIVVYSLLGLLDIYLLRKYAIKGPDAQEV
- a CDS encoding OmpA/MotB family protein → MGGGAWKVAYADFVTAMMAFFLLLWILSMVPPDTKAGLAAYFSGERNFDSSSTSPISNNPFIQNTDKIDARDLKINEVEKSHYAIAQKIKQMLMADAVPQNSSGISADDVGVQLRVNSDVMFRPGSVDLLPEGTKVLEAVLKLMNEYNLYLVVRGHADSTEARPPYASAWELSGARASAMVHYLADKGIKPTRMRAVSYGDTRPLKPGIDEQSRAMNRRVEFFFHRPEVMSYSVVY
- the cydB gene encoding cytochrome d ubiquinol oxidase subunit II; translated protein: MLETIWFVLWALLWAVYFILDGFDLGLGALLPFLGKNESERRIMYNAAGPFWDGNEVWLISAGGVTFAAFPKAYAVMFSALYAPLLLLLFALIFRAVSFEFRNKVEHDSWRALWDGVHFLANLIPCVLLGVAFANLFMGIPIDVKGVYHGNLLGLLNIYGLAGGVFFLCMFLLHGSLWLAIKSTGSLQTRAVASATFLWPVMLLLLVVFLVLTAMYTKLYANFLAMPVLFVLPLLALAGLVGARVMLGAGKLWLAWACSAVFILGVTFFGVAGMFPGMIISSIDPAATVTAFNGASSQLTLKIMLGVALVMVPIVLAYQFWLYKTFSAPVTHEDLKDEHAY